Proteins from a single region of Sphaerochaeta globosa str. Buddy:
- a CDS encoding cupin domain-containing protein — translation MAGMRKELKDLIETLHLEPLEGEGGYYRRVHTFNGDGKPLGSTIHYLMTSQSFSSLHFLPTAEVWYFLEGSPSKQLVLYPDGSHAMTMLGKASEGYQSVVAVDGGCWQGTKPLVEDGWTLCATTMVPPYDGQSYKQGTKALLASYPDCPFLEDFLSKE, via the coding sequence ATGGCCGGTATGAGAAAGGAACTGAAGGACCTGATCGAGACATTGCACTTGGAACCTCTAGAGGGCGAGGGCGGCTACTATCGCAGGGTGCATACATTCAACGGTGACGGGAAGCCATTGGGCAGCACGATTCATTATTTGATGACAAGCCAAAGCTTTTCCTCCCTTCATTTCCTTCCCACTGCCGAAGTTTGGTATTTTCTGGAAGGCAGTCCTTCCAAACAGCTGGTTCTTTATCCAGACGGGAGCCATGCTATGACAATGTTGGGCAAGGCAAGTGAGGGATACCAATCTGTTGTTGCTGTTGATGGAGGGTGTTGGCAGGGCACAAAGCCTCTTGTCGAGGATGGTTGGACCTTGTGTGCAACAACCATGGTTCCCCCTTATGATGGTCAGTCTTACAAGCAAGGGACGAAGGCTCTGCTTGCCTCCTATCCTGATTGTCCCTTTCTTGAGGATTTTTTGAGCAAGGAGTAA
- a CDS encoding purine-nucleoside phosphorylase — protein MDKLMDKMQEAAMYITSRIGNDPVQIGMVLGSGLGGLAEELQDAIAISYKDIPYFPVSTVFGHKGRLVVGNLEGKRVMCMQGRFHYYEGYGMDQVVFPIQVMHALGINNLLVTNAAGGVNTSYKPGDLMLITDHIKLIADSPMRGPNYDSLGERFFDMTNAYDKKLSALAREEAKCLGIPLQQGVYMFFAGPSYETPAEVRAARILGSDAVGMSTVPEALAASHMRMKVLGISCITNMAAGILDQPLNHTEVMETSDRVKEAFTLLVRSVTRQWPV, from the coding sequence ATGGATAAACTTATGGATAAAATGCAGGAAGCTGCAATGTATATCACTTCTCGCATCGGCAATGATCCCGTGCAAATCGGCATGGTTCTTGGCAGTGGTTTGGGTGGCTTGGCCGAAGAGCTCCAGGACGCGATTGCCATCTCCTACAAGGACATCCCGTATTTCCCCGTCTCAACAGTCTTTGGACATAAAGGGCGTTTGGTGGTGGGAAATCTGGAAGGCAAACGGGTCATGTGCATGCAGGGCCGCTTTCACTACTACGAGGGCTATGGAATGGACCAGGTGGTATTCCCGATTCAGGTCATGCATGCCTTGGGTATCAACAACCTCTTGGTTACCAATGCCGCCGGAGGAGTGAACACTTCGTATAAACCCGGGGATTTGATGCTGATTACCGACCACATCAAGTTGATCGCAGACAGCCCTATGCGCGGGCCCAATTACGACAGCTTGGGCGAGCGATTCTTCGATATGACCAACGCCTATGATAAGAAACTCTCTGCATTGGCGCGTGAGGAAGCAAAGTGTTTGGGCATTCCCCTTCAACAAGGCGTATACATGTTCTTCGCCGGTCCCTCGTACGAGACTCCGGCGGAAGTAAGGGCTGCGCGGATCCTCGGCTCTGATGCGGTGGGCATGTCCACCGTACCCGAAGCCCTCGCTGCCAGTCATATGCGAATGAAGGTATTGGGTATCAGCTGTATCACCAACATGGCAGCTGGAATCCTCGACCAACCGCTTAACCATACTGAAGTTATGGAAACCAGCGACAGGGTGAAGGAAGCCTTTACGCTTTTGGTTCGCAGTGTAACCCGTCAATGGCCGGTATGA
- a CDS encoding ABC transporter permease encodes MWNTLVSIFPYAIAYTIPMLMTSLGGLYSERSGVTNLGLEGLMLVGYFASAITIKMTEATLGVQALPVGILVGVAAGAIFSLLHAFASINLKADQVISGTAINMLAAALTVYLARTISGSGNVRILMGIVRKNIPVLSQIPIIGPLFFSQSYWTTWLCLAIWALSWILLYKTSFGLRLRACGEHPSAVASAGVNVYRMRYFGVVMSGALAGLGGSVILITYSGEFNGTVAGLGFLSIAALIFGQWKPLGILGATFFFGIATTIANVSQVIPSLSVIPPVFFKVFPYMATLLALVLFSKNSAAPKASGEPF; translated from the coding sequence ATGTGGAATACCCTAGTCAGCATTTTCCCCTATGCCATTGCCTATACCATTCCCATGTTGATGACCTCCTTAGGGGGCTTGTACAGTGAACGAAGCGGTGTCACCAACCTCGGTTTGGAAGGCTTGATGTTGGTAGGCTACTTTGCCAGCGCCATAACCATCAAAATGACTGAAGCCACCTTGGGTGTGCAAGCCCTTCCTGTCGGTATTCTTGTCGGTGTTGCTGCAGGAGCGATATTCAGCCTCTTGCATGCGTTTGCTTCGATCAACTTGAAAGCAGACCAGGTCATCAGCGGGACGGCCATCAACATGTTGGCGGCTGCTTTGACCGTGTACCTGGCCAGAACCATCAGCGGTAGCGGAAACGTCCGCATCCTGATGGGTATCGTGCGCAAGAACATTCCTGTTCTTTCACAGATTCCCATCATAGGGCCGCTCTTTTTCAGCCAATCCTATTGGACTACCTGGCTATGCCTGGCCATTTGGGCACTTTCCTGGATTTTGCTGTACAAAACAAGTTTCGGCCTGAGACTCCGGGCGTGCGGTGAGCACCCTTCAGCAGTAGCGTCTGCTGGTGTAAATGTCTATCGAATGCGCTATTTCGGAGTAGTCATGAGCGGTGCCTTGGCCGGCTTGGGTGGTTCAGTTATCCTGATCACCTATTCAGGAGAATTCAATGGTACGGTAGCCGGTCTGGGCTTCCTCTCCATTGCAGCCTTGATTTTCGGACAGTGGAAACCACTGGGGATTTTGGGAGCAACCTTTTTCTTCGGCATTGCAACGACCATTGCCAATGTCAGTCAGGTCATTCCCTCGCTGTCTGTCATCCCCCCCGTTTTCTTCAAGGTCTTCCCCTATATGGCAACCTTGCTCGCCTTGGTGCTTTTCTCGAAGAACTCTGCAGCCCCGAAGGCCTCGGGTGAACCTTTCTAA